Proteins from a genomic interval of Phenylobacterium sp. LH3H17:
- a CDS encoding DoxX family protein gives MSNLSLWAPRVLSILRIITALLFMQHGLMKLFDFPAPQPGAPDPLPPMLMAAAWLEVVGGGLIAVGLFTRVAAFLSSGQMAVAYFVAHGSQGFWPALNGGELAIMFCFVFLYLVFAGPGPWSLDTIVRKKS, from the coding sequence ATGTCGAATCTCAGCCTCTGGGCGCCGCGGGTGCTCAGCATCCTGCGGATCATCACCGCCCTGCTCTTCATGCAGCACGGCCTGATGAAGCTGTTCGACTTCCCGGCGCCTCAGCCCGGGGCGCCCGATCCCCTGCCGCCGATGCTGATGGCCGCGGCCTGGCTCGAAGTGGTTGGCGGCGGCCTGATCGCCGTTGGGCTCTTCACCCGCGTGGCGGCCTTCCTCTCCTCGGGCCAGATGGCCGTGGCCTATTTCGTCGCCCATGGCAGCCAGGGCTTCTGGCCGGCGCTGAACGGCGGCGAGCTGGCCATTATGTTCTGCTTCGTCTTCCTCTACCTAGTCTTCGCCGGCCCCGGCCCGTGGAGCCTGGACACGATCGTCCGGAAGAAGAGCTAG
- a CDS encoding AMP-binding protein, translating into MSRTNESTGAGLSLFDALIEARAKYGAKKPILEDQERNPLTYTDLIRGAFALGRKIAGMTDRGEHVGILLPSSSAVVVTFFALHAFGRTPTMLNFTAGIRNLKAACELAGVKRVLTSHRFVEQGKLHDLIDALETVAQVTYLEDVREKIGIADKLFAAAAGAFPKNFRAETKPSDPGVILFTSGSFGAPRGVVLTQANLIANVNQIAEHIPLDPSWVMFNPLPTFHCFGLTGGALLPILKGMKAFEYPSPLHVKQIPPLIKDTGASILFATDTFLNQYARVAERDELSGLQFIVCGAEKVREETHNLIRDRFGDVPVLEGYGATEAAPVIAVNKPTDNRRGTVGGLLPGIETRLEPVEGIPGGGRLYVRGANIMAGYLTAGGVIEAPPDGWHDTGDVVDLTDDGWIKILGRVKRFAKVGGEMVSLTAAEDIATAVWPESRHAVIAMPDSKKGERLVLVTDRRDADSTPLVAHAQAIGAPELAVPRKIIKVTEVPVLGTGKTDYVAILRMAEADSLRAA; encoded by the coding sequence TTGTCGCGTACCAATGAATCCACCGGGGCCGGACTGTCGTTGTTCGACGCCCTCATCGAGGCGCGCGCCAAGTACGGCGCGAAGAAGCCGATCCTGGAAGACCAGGAGCGCAATCCGCTCACCTATACCGACCTTATCCGCGGCGCTTTCGCGCTGGGGCGGAAGATCGCCGGCATGACCGACAGGGGCGAGCATGTGGGCATACTGCTCCCGTCCAGCTCGGCCGTGGTGGTCACCTTCTTCGCGCTGCACGCCTTCGGGCGCACGCCGACCATGCTCAACTTCACGGCCGGTATCCGCAACCTGAAGGCCGCTTGCGAACTGGCGGGCGTGAAGCGCGTCCTGACCTCGCATCGCTTCGTCGAGCAGGGCAAGCTGCACGACCTGATCGACGCCCTGGAGACGGTTGCACAGGTCACCTACCTGGAGGACGTGCGCGAGAAGATCGGCATCGCCGACAAGCTGTTCGCCGCCGCGGCGGGCGCCTTTCCGAAGAACTTCCGGGCCGAGACCAAACCCTCTGATCCCGGCGTGATCCTGTTCACTTCAGGCAGTTTCGGCGCCCCGCGCGGAGTGGTCCTGACCCAGGCGAACCTGATCGCCAATGTGAACCAGATCGCCGAGCACATCCCGCTCGATCCCTCATGGGTCATGTTCAATCCCCTGCCCACCTTCCACTGTTTCGGCCTGACCGGCGGGGCGCTGCTGCCGATCCTCAAGGGCATGAAGGCCTTCGAGTATCCCTCTCCGCTGCACGTCAAGCAGATCCCGCCGCTGATCAAGGACACCGGCGCCTCGATCCTGTTCGCCACCGACACCTTCCTCAACCAGTACGCCCGAGTGGCCGAGCGCGACGAGCTGTCGGGCCTGCAGTTCATCGTCTGCGGCGCTGAAAAGGTTCGCGAAGAGACCCACAACCTCATCCGCGACCGGTTCGGCGACGTGCCGGTCCTGGAAGGCTACGGCGCCACCGAGGCCGCCCCCGTAATCGCGGTGAACAAGCCCACCGACAATCGGCGCGGCACGGTCGGCGGCCTCCTGCCGGGCATCGAGACGCGGTTGGAGCCGGTGGAAGGCATCCCTGGCGGCGGCCGGCTCTATGTGCGCGGCGCCAACATCATGGCCGGCTACCTGACCGCCGGCGGCGTGATCGAGGCCCCGCCCGACGGCTGGCACGACACCGGCGACGTGGTCGACCTCACCGACGACGGCTGGATCAAGATCCTGGGGCGGGTGAAGCGCTTCGCCAAGGTCGGCGGCGAGATGGTTTCCCTGACCGCCGCGGAGGACATCGCCACGGCCGTGTGGCCCGAGAGCCGCCATGCCGTAATCGCCATGCCCGATTCCAAGAAGGGCGAACGCCTGGTGCTGGTCACCGACCGCCGCGACGCCGACTCCACGCCCCTGGTCGCCCACGCCCAGGCGATCGGCGCTCCGGAGTTGGCGGTGCCGCGCAAGATCATCAAGGTCACCGAGGTCCCGGTCCTGGGCACCGGCAAGACCGACTATGTGGCGATCCTGCGGATGGCGGAGGCCGACAGCCTCCGGGCCGCCTGA
- a CDS encoding alpha/beta fold hydrolase — protein sequence MIRASVIAALLLVLAACGRDEARAPFAESRVPPSLGARFQPPEGWAWGFIRTGLNPVQRYGVASTSRAPRAVVVIVPGYGESAEVWFETVRDLAGEGYTVWILDRAGQGGSERFVLPRDLGHAPSFDPDVTGLMHLLKVVVRAPQDMPVILLGHADGAAVALAAVQSGLKVDGVIASSPWLSADVAEPAPKWAPGLDRLAAPGWKAWTRDGPDDLSRGFTHDRWRGKIGQAWQTANPDLRMSGPSRGWLGAHRAASRKAIERAAATRAPILMLNPGELGASLCREAPRCRAVPVPGARRALHLEADPWREAWRKETLAFIAATVETQRNIPQDQ from the coding sequence ATGATCCGTGCGTCCGTGATCGCCGCCTTGCTCCTGGTTCTCGCGGCTTGCGGACGCGACGAGGCACGCGCGCCGTTTGCCGAAAGCCGGGTCCCGCCCTCGCTCGGCGCGCGGTTCCAGCCGCCCGAGGGCTGGGCCTGGGGCTTCATCCGCACCGGCCTGAATCCCGTCCAGCGCTACGGCGTGGCCAGCACATCGCGGGCGCCGCGCGCCGTGGTGGTTATCGTCCCCGGCTACGGCGAGAGCGCCGAGGTCTGGTTCGAGACGGTCCGCGACCTGGCGGGCGAAGGCTATACGGTCTGGATCCTGGACCGCGCCGGCCAGGGCGGCTCCGAGCGCTTCGTCCTGCCCCGCGACCTGGGCCACGCGCCGAGTTTCGACCCGGACGTCACCGGTCTGATGCACCTGCTGAAAGTCGTGGTCCGGGCGCCGCAGGACATGCCGGTCATCCTGCTGGGACACGCCGACGGCGCGGCCGTGGCCCTGGCCGCGGTCCAATCCGGCCTGAAGGTCGATGGCGTGATCGCATCCTCGCCCTGGCTCTCGGCCGATGTGGCGGAGCCGGCCCCGAAATGGGCGCCCGGCCTCGACCGGCTCGCCGCCCCGGGCTGGAAGGCATGGACCCGCGACGGGCCCGATGACCTCTCCCGGGGGTTCACCCACGACCGCTGGCGGGGCAAGATCGGCCAGGCGTGGCAGACCGCCAATCCTGACCTGCGCATGAGCGGACCGAGCCGCGGCTGGCTCGGCGCGCACCGAGCCGCCAGCCGCAAGGCCATCGAACGGGCCGCCGCCACGCGGGCCCCCATCCTGATGCTAAATCCCGGCGAGCTTGGCGCTTCCCTGTGCCGCGAGGCGCCCCGGTGCCGCGCTGTTCCCGTCCCCGGCGCGCGGCGCGCCCTGCACCTGGAAGCCGATCCCTGGCGCGAAGCCTGGCGAAAGGAGACCCTCGCCTTCATTGCAGCGACCGTCGAGACCCAGCGAAATATCCCGCAGGATCAGTAG
- the lipA gene encoding lipoyl synthase → MATVIDTLSGARPRHPEKQARPDTPMLRKPEWLRVRAPGSPGYNATRAIVKEHGLTTVCAEAACPNIGECWSQNHATMMIMGEICTRACAFCNVATGKPNALDPTEPSRVGDAVAKMGLKHVVITSVDRDDLADGGAAHFAAVVHAIRAAAPGTTVEILTPDFLRKPTAAAEAVIDSRPDVFNHNLETVPRLYLSIRPGARYFHSLRLLERVKERDPNQFTKSGLMVGLGETKEEVMQVMDDMRSAGIDFLTIGQYLQPTRKHAAVDRFVHPDEFRAYEEIARAKGFLMVSASPLTRSSHHAGEDFARLKAARLAKDAAA, encoded by the coding sequence ATGGCGACCGTCATCGATACGCTCAGCGGCGCGCGTCCGCGCCATCCCGAGAAGCAGGCCCGGCCGGACACCCCGATGCTGCGCAAGCCCGAGTGGCTGCGTGTCCGGGCGCCGGGTTCGCCCGGCTACAACGCCACCCGCGCCATCGTGAAGGAACATGGCCTCACGACCGTCTGCGCGGAGGCGGCCTGCCCGAACATCGGCGAGTGCTGGAGCCAGAACCACGCCACCATGATGATCATGGGCGAGATCTGCACCCGGGCCTGCGCCTTCTGCAACGTCGCCACCGGCAAGCCCAATGCGCTGGATCCGACCGAGCCCTCCCGGGTCGGCGACGCGGTGGCCAAGATGGGCCTGAAGCACGTGGTCATCACCTCGGTGGACCGCGACGACCTTGCCGATGGGGGCGCGGCCCACTTCGCCGCGGTGGTCCATGCGATCCGCGCCGCCGCGCCCGGCACGACGGTGGAGATCCTGACGCCGGACTTCCTGAGGAAGCCGACGGCGGCCGCCGAGGCGGTCATCGATTCAAGGCCGGACGTCTTCAACCACAACCTGGAGACCGTGCCGCGGCTCTATCTCTCGATCCGACCCGGCGCGCGCTATTTCCACTCCCTGCGACTGCTGGAGCGGGTGAAGGAGCGCGACCCCAACCAGTTCACCAAGTCCGGCCTGATGGTCGGCCTGGGCGAGACCAAGGAGGAGGTCATGCAGGTGATGGACGACATGCGCTCGGCCGGGATCGATTTCCTGACCATCGGCCAGTACCTGCAGCCCACACGCAAGCACGCCGCCGTCGACCGTTTCGTGCACCCCGACGAGTTCCGCGCCTATGAGGAGATCGCCCGGGCCAAGGGCTTCCTCATGGTCTCGGCCAGTCCGCTGACGAGGTCCTCGCACCATGCCGGCGAGGACTTCGCCCGGCTGAAGGCCGCGCGGCTCGCCAAGGACGCGGCGGCCTAG
- a CDS encoding type II toxin-antitoxin system RatA family toxin → MQHHVEKTLPYTPDQLFALVGDIEAYPQFVPWIQSMRTWNARLEGQGVSLVDAQAGVGFSFLKEKFSTRVRRDADGRQIDVALLSGPFRHLANRWKFVEVPGGTKIEFDIDFEFKSRLLAGLLSANFHHAVDKLMACFEARAKALYG, encoded by the coding sequence TTGCAGCACCACGTCGAGAAGACGCTGCCCTATACGCCCGACCAGCTCTTCGCCCTGGTGGGCGACATCGAGGCCTATCCGCAGTTCGTGCCGTGGATTCAGTCCATGCGCACCTGGAACGCCCGCCTGGAAGGGCAGGGGGTCAGCCTGGTCGACGCCCAGGCCGGGGTCGGGTTCTCGTTCCTGAAGGAGAAGTTCTCCACCCGCGTCCGCCGCGACGCCGACGGCCGGCAGATCGACGTGGCCCTGCTGTCAGGACCGTTCCGTCACCTCGCCAACCGCTGGAAGTTCGTCGAGGTCCCGGGCGGCACGAAGATCGAGTTCGATATAGATTTCGAATTCAAATCCCGTCTGCTCGCCGGTCTGCTTTCCGCAAACTTCCACCACGCGGTGGACAAGCTGATGGCCTGCTTCGAGGCGCGAGCTAAGGCGCTCTACGGCTAA
- a CDS encoding CinA family protein produces the protein MFSLEIVTLARLLIDEARERSLRIVTAESCTGGLVAGAICSIPGASDVFERGFITYTNRAKQEMLGVPGDLIADLGAVSEPVARMMAEGALEASNAHIAVAVTGVAGPTGGTRLKPVGTVHIATARTNHGLMHRAELFDGETRAEIQELAIQAALQALRDRMS, from the coding sequence ATGTTTTCCCTGGAGATCGTCACCCTGGCGCGGCTGCTGATCGACGAGGCCCGGGAACGGTCCCTGCGGATCGTCACCGCCGAGAGCTGCACCGGCGGACTGGTGGCCGGCGCGATCTGTTCGATCCCCGGCGCCTCCGATGTCTTCGAGCGCGGTTTCATCACCTACACCAACCGCGCCAAGCAGGAGATGCTGGGGGTTCCCGGCGACCTGATCGCCGACCTGGGCGCGGTGTCCGAACCGGTGGCCCGGATGATGGCCGAGGGCGCCCTGGAGGCCTCCAACGCCCACATCGCCGTGGCGGTCACCGGCGTCGCGGGCCCCACGGGCGGCACGCGGCTGAAGCCGGTCGGCACGGTCCACATCGCCACGGCCCGCACCAATCACGGTCTGATGCACCGCGCCGAACTGTTCGACGGCGAGACCCGGGCGGAGATCCAGGAACTGGCGATCCAGGCGGCCCTGCAAGCCCTGCGAGACCGGATGAGTTAG
- a CDS encoding spermidine synthase: MSVAPALFVVTIFASAGLVFMVQPMVAKLVLPLLGGSPSVWNTSIAFFQGALLAGYGYAHLLQRVASIRGQALVHGAALLLAALTLPLHVTGVFGEPSSEHPSLWLLGVLAVSIGAPFAVLSATAPLVQAWHARTLHAETGAEPYVLYAASNLGSLLALLAYPIVVEPLATLRHQTLGWSLGYGTFILLMGALAMAVSRAPSVVAETARAEAGPAPTWRQRLVWIALAAIPSSLMLGVTTHLTTDVASAPFIWVVPLALYLGTFIIAFSDKPLISEHTTLILQAAAVAACAGLLPFKHVHLLLQVFVHLSAFFLTALMCHQALVARRPNPAHLTEFYLWMSLGGVVGGSFNAFVAPVIFNNVWEYPLVLALACLARPGWGNIEPWRWITFGLGAAGAVAAPILAGLNLLGDKMDLAGTAALTVAVVAAFVSRQRAIMLFGLIAILSVGAEVVGDKVDVRQSWRSFFGVVRQSEMPVPAMKGQVRMLSHGTTLHGAQAQHPDYDCRPLVYYAPETPIGQVFTRGHAGTKPLRIGAVGLGTGAVAAYTRPGDHLTFFEIDPMVIAISTDKKHFSYTTTCASGVIDFVLGDARLTLAKQPDDNFDILLIDAFSSDAVPAHLLTVEAVKGYLAKLKPDGVLILHLSNRNLELRSPAMAVAEAAGGFAVIQRHDAAEDSPPLWESSEDAILITKTLKAIEPYEADPRWKPTDPTAARPWTDDYMNLIGALYAQLKERWTWMP, from the coding sequence TTGAGCGTCGCACCCGCGCTCTTCGTCGTCACCATCTTCGCCAGCGCCGGCCTGGTCTTCATGGTCCAGCCCATGGTGGCCAAGCTGGTTCTGCCCTTGCTCGGCGGCAGCCCGTCGGTCTGGAACACCTCCATCGCCTTCTTCCAGGGGGCGCTGCTGGCCGGCTACGGCTACGCCCACCTGCTGCAGAGGGTCGCCTCGATCCGCGGCCAGGCCCTGGTCCACGGCGCCGCCCTGCTGCTGGCGGCCCTGACCCTGCCGCTGCATGTAACTGGCGTGTTCGGGGAACCGAGCTCGGAGCATCCGTCGCTCTGGCTGCTAGGGGTGCTGGCGGTCTCCATCGGGGCGCCGTTCGCGGTGCTGTCGGCGACCGCGCCGCTGGTCCAGGCCTGGCATGCGCGGACCCTGCACGCCGAGACCGGGGCCGAGCCCTATGTCCTCTACGCCGCGTCGAACCTGGGCAGCCTGCTGGCCCTGCTGGCCTATCCCATCGTCGTCGAGCCCCTCGCCACCCTGCGCCACCAGACCCTGGGCTGGAGCCTGGGCTACGGGACCTTCATCCTGCTCATGGGGGCGTTGGCCATGGCCGTCTCTCGCGCCCCTTCGGTCGTGGCCGAGACCGCCAGGGCCGAGGCCGGACCCGCGCCGACCTGGCGCCAGCGTCTGGTCTGGATCGCGCTCGCGGCCATCCCGTCCAGCCTGATGCTGGGGGTCACGACCCATCTGACTACGGACGTGGCCTCGGCGCCGTTCATCTGGGTGGTGCCGCTGGCGCTCTATCTCGGCACCTTCATCATCGCCTTTTCCGACAAGCCGCTGATCTCCGAGCACACGACGCTGATCCTGCAGGCCGCGGCGGTGGCCGCTTGCGCCGGCCTGTTGCCGTTCAAGCACGTACATCTGCTGCTGCAGGTCTTCGTCCACCTGTCGGCGTTCTTCCTGACGGCGCTCATGTGCCATCAGGCCCTGGTCGCCAGGCGACCGAATCCGGCTCACCTCACAGAGTTCTATCTGTGGATGTCGTTGGGCGGCGTGGTGGGCGGATCGTTCAACGCCTTCGTGGCGCCTGTCATCTTCAACAACGTCTGGGAATATCCCCTCGTGCTGGCGCTTGCCTGCCTGGCCCGGCCCGGATGGGGAAATATCGAGCCCTGGCGGTGGATCACCTTCGGCCTCGGCGCGGCTGGAGCCGTCGCGGCGCCGATCCTCGCCGGCCTCAACCTTCTCGGCGACAAGATGGACCTGGCGGGGACCGCGGCCTTGACCGTCGCCGTGGTGGCGGCCTTCGTCTCACGGCAGCGCGCGATCATGCTTTTCGGCCTCATCGCGATTCTGTCGGTCGGGGCCGAGGTCGTGGGCGACAAGGTCGATGTCCGCCAGAGCTGGCGCAGTTTCTTCGGCGTGGTCCGCCAGTCGGAAATGCCGGTCCCGGCCATGAAGGGCCAGGTTCGGATGCTGTCGCATGGCACCACCCTGCACGGCGCCCAGGCGCAGCATCCGGACTATGACTGCCGGCCGCTGGTCTATTATGCGCCCGAGACCCCGATCGGACAGGTCTTCACGCGAGGCCATGCCGGGACCAAGCCCCTGCGGATCGGGGCGGTGGGCCTGGGGACCGGGGCGGTGGCCGCCTATACCCGGCCCGGCGACCACCTCACCTTCTTCGAGATCGACCCGATGGTCATCGCGATCTCCACCGACAAAAAACACTTCAGCTACACCACCACCTGCGCCAGCGGGGTGATCGATTTCGTCCTGGGCGACGCGCGCCTGACCCTGGCCAAGCAGCCCGACGACAACTTCGACATCCTGCTGATCGACGCCTTCTCGTCCGACGCCGTGCCGGCCCACCTGCTGACCGTCGAGGCGGTGAAGGGCTATCTGGCCAAGCTGAAGCCGGACGGGGTGCTGATCCTGCACCTGTCGAACCGCAACCTGGAGCTCCGCAGCCCGGCCATGGCGGTGGCGGAGGCCGCCGGCGGCTTCGCGGTGATCCAGCGGCACGACGCGGCCGAGGACAGCCCACCGCTCTGGGAATCCTCCGAGGACGCCATACTGATCACCAAGACCCTGAAGGCCATCGAGCCCTACGAGGCCGATCCGCGCTGGAAACCCACCGACCCCACTGCCGCGCGGCCCTGGACCGACGACTACATGAATCTGATCGGCGCGCTCTACGCCCAGCTCAAAGAGCGCTGGACCTGGATGCCGTAG
- a CDS encoding bifunctional 2-C-methyl-D-erythritol 4-phosphate cytidylyltransferase/2-C-methyl-D-erythritol 2,4-cyclodiphosphate synthase, whose translation MTFSAVIVAAGSSTRAGPGAPKPWRMLGGRPILRWSVEALAAAGAREIVVVTASDRLEAVNDVLDGLANWKAVAGGATRAQSVQAGLAALAGPVDEAVLIHDAARPFVTGTHVEALLAALAGADGAVPALAVADTLKRGGEAITETVSRDGLWRAQTPQAFRLATLREAYAVWPADAEPTDDAAVVERAGGRVVMVPGDPMLMKLTYPEDFAMAERLTGQNRIVRIGQGLDAHRWGPGDAVWLCGVRIDHDAALIGHSDADAGLHALTDAILGAIGEGDIGEHFPPSDPQWKGVSSDRFLSHAVGLVAAKGGRILNADVTLVCERPKIRPHRDAMRRRLAELMALPLDRVSVKATTTEGMGFTGREEGLLAQAVVSVETPA comes from the coding sequence ATGACCTTTTCGGCGGTGATCGTGGCGGCGGGATCTAGCACGCGGGCGGGGCCCGGCGCGCCCAAGCCGTGGCGGATGCTGGGCGGCCGGCCGATCCTGCGTTGGTCGGTCGAGGCCCTGGCGGCGGCTGGGGCGCGTGAAATCGTAGTGGTGACCGCGTCGGATCGCCTTGAAGCGGTGAATGACGTCCTGGACGGCCTGGCGAACTGGAAGGCCGTGGCTGGCGGCGCCACGCGGGCGCAGTCGGTCCAGGCCGGTCTCGCCGCCCTGGCAGGCCCTGTCGACGAAGCCGTGCTGATTCACGACGCCGCGCGGCCCTTCGTGACCGGAACCCATGTGGAGGCCTTGCTTGCAGCCCTCGCCGGCGCCGACGGCGCGGTCCCTGCCCTGGCCGTGGCCGACACCCTCAAGCGCGGCGGCGAGGCCATCACGGAAACCGTTTCCCGGGACGGCCTATGGCGCGCCCAGACGCCCCAGGCCTTCCGCCTCGCGACCCTGCGCGAGGCCTACGCTGTCTGGCCCGCCGACGCCGAGCCCACCGACGACGCCGCCGTGGTGGAGCGGGCCGGCGGCCGGGTGGTGATGGTCCCCGGCGACCCCATGCTGATGAAGCTGACCTATCCCGAGGACTTCGCCATGGCCGAACGGCTCACCGGCCAGAACCGCATCGTCAGAATCGGCCAGGGGCTCGACGCCCATCGCTGGGGGCCCGGCGACGCGGTCTGGCTCTGTGGGGTGAGGATCGACCACGACGCCGCCCTGATCGGCCATTCCGACGCCGACGCCGGCCTGCACGCCCTGACCGACGCCATCCTCGGCGCCATCGGCGAGGGGGACATCGGCGAGCACTTCCCGCCGTCCGACCCGCAGTGGAAGGGCGTCTCGTCCGACCGTTTCCTCAGCCACGCGGTCGGCCTGGTGGCGGCCAAGGGCGGGCGAATCCTCAACGCCGACGTCACCCTGGTCTGCGAGCGCCCCAAGATCCGTCCGCATCGCGACGCCATGCGCCGACGCCTCGCCGAGCTGATGGCCCTGCCCCTCGACCGGGTCAGCGTGAAGGCCACCACGACCGAGGGCATGGGCTTCACCGGCCGCGAGGAAGGCCTGCTGGCCCAGGCCGTGGTGTCCGTCGAGACCCCAGCCTAG
- the dusB gene encoding tRNA dihydrouridine synthase DusB codes for MSSKLHIGDVAVGGRAWIAPMTGVSDLPFRRAASKLGAAYVATEMVACAEFSKGRPDVVRRAAVGEGLPLMVVQLVGRDPVHIAEGARLAAKAGAQIIDLNFGCPAKEVTGVLSGSALMRDPDLAERLMAAAVDAVPDIPVTVKMRLGWDQASKNAPDIAARAQARGVKAVTIHGRTRSQFYKDAADWSAVAAVKAEVTIPVVVNGDIVDGDSARAALLASGADAVMVGRGVYGRPWIAAQIEAALDGRMFVAPAAEARLTIALDHFNDSLKFYGDRLGLRIFRKHLAAYVDNAPWPNEAEARRSARSALCRLEDPGEVERGLIALWRDPQTRLAA; via the coding sequence ATGAGCAGTAAGCTCCATATCGGAGACGTGGCAGTCGGCGGCCGGGCGTGGATCGCGCCAATGACGGGCGTTTCCGACCTGCCGTTCCGCCGCGCGGCCAGCAAGCTGGGCGCGGCCTATGTGGCCACCGAGATGGTCGCCTGCGCGGAGTTCTCCAAGGGCCGCCCCGACGTCGTGCGCCGCGCCGCCGTGGGGGAGGGACTGCCGCTGATGGTGGTCCAGCTCGTGGGCCGCGATCCTGTCCACATCGCAGAGGGCGCGAGGTTGGCCGCCAAGGCCGGCGCGCAGATCATCGATCTGAACTTCGGTTGCCCGGCCAAGGAGGTGACCGGTGTGCTCTCGGGGTCGGCCCTGATGCGCGATCCGGACCTCGCCGAGCGCCTGATGGCCGCGGCGGTGGACGCGGTTCCCGACATCCCGGTGACGGTGAAGATGCGGCTGGGCTGGGATCAGGCCAGCAAGAACGCCCCCGACATCGCCGCCCGCGCCCAGGCCCGGGGGGTCAAGGCGGTCACCATCCACGGCCGCACCCGCAGCCAGTTCTACAAGGACGCCGCCGACTGGTCGGCCGTGGCGGCGGTCAAGGCCGAAGTCACGATCCCAGTGGTGGTCAATGGCGACATCGTCGACGGCGACAGCGCGCGGGCGGCTCTGCTGGCGTCCGGCGCCGACGCCGTGATGGTCGGGCGCGGCGTCTATGGCCGGCCCTGGATCGCCGCCCAGATCGAGGCGGCCCTGGATGGACGGATGTTCGTGGCTCCGGCGGCCGAAGCGCGGCTGACCATCGCCCTGGACCATTTCAACGACAGTCTGAAGTTCTACGGCGACCGTCTGGGCCTGCGGATCTTCCGCAAGCACCTGGCGGCCTATGTCGACAACGCGCCCTGGCCCAACGAGGCCGAGGCCCGGCGAAGCGCCCGATCCGCGCTCTGCCGTCTGGAGGATCCGGGAGAGGTCGAACGTGGCCTGATCGCGCTGTGGCGCGATCCCCAGACGAGATTGGCGGCATGA
- a CDS encoding nitrogen regulation protein NR(II): MNGQFRSASGGANLEAMKAQAFDLSPEPALVVNRDGALVAVNEAAERLFGAGLSLLARGRFGAALPTGSALVSLLNRAIEEGAPIRERGVEISLFGHPSFEADGAAAPLGDGSVLLTLHVKGGSLGGEHTGAEAAGLRTIVGLGRMLAHEIKNPLMGIRGAAQLLKSGAKAEDAPLAQLIVDETDRVRRLVDRMEAFSDDALPDCRPVNIHQVLDRVKALAANGVADGLSLTDDYDPSLPPAFGDEDQLIQIFLNLVKNAAEAAHSRGDGRGAITVHTAYRHGVRVRASKGQTLRGAPLEIRVQDNGPGVPSHLRESLFQPFVTTKTHGAGLGLALVAKLVAGHGGLIDFESEPGRTTFRVLLPIASQEDITA, encoded by the coding sequence ATGAACGGTCAATTTAGATCCGCATCCGGCGGCGCGAACCTGGAGGCGATGAAGGCCCAGGCCTTCGACCTTTCCCCCGAACCGGCGCTGGTGGTGAACCGGGACGGCGCCCTGGTGGCCGTGAACGAGGCGGCGGAGCGGCTGTTCGGGGCGGGCCTCAGCCTGCTGGCGCGGGGCCGCTTCGGCGCGGCCCTGCCGACCGGATCGGCGCTGGTGTCGCTGCTGAACCGCGCCATCGAGGAAGGCGCGCCGATCCGCGAGCGCGGGGTGGAGATCAGCCTATTCGGCCACCCGTCCTTCGAAGCCGACGGCGCGGCGGCCCCCTTGGGCGACGGCTCGGTCCTGCTGACCCTGCACGTGAAGGGCGGGTCGCTGGGCGGCGAACACACGGGCGCGGAGGCCGCGGGCCTGCGCACCATCGTGGGGCTGGGACGCATGCTGGCCCACGAGATCAAGAACCCGCTGATGGGCATCCGCGGCGCGGCCCAGCTGCTGAAGTCCGGCGCCAAGGCCGAGGACGCGCCGCTGGCCCAGCTCATCGTCGACGAGACCGACCGGGTGCGTCGGCTGGTCGATCGGATGGAGGCCTTCTCGGACGACGCCCTGCCGGACTGCCGGCCGGTCAACATCCACCAGGTCCTGGACCGGGTGAAGGCCCTGGCGGCCAACGGGGTCGCCGACGGCCTGTCGCTCACCGACGATTACGACCCCTCCCTGCCGCCGGCCTTCGGCGACGAGGACCAGCTGATCCAGATCTTCCTGAACCTGGTGAAGAACGCCGCCGAGGCCGCCCATTCGCGGGGCGACGGCCGGGGGGCGATCACCGTCCATACCGCCTACCGCCACGGCGTGCGGGTTCGGGCCTCCAAGGGCCAGACCCTGCGCGGGGCTCCGCTGGAGATCCGGGTGCAGGACAATGGTCCCGGCGTCCCGAGCCACCTGCGCGAGAGCCTGTTCCAGCCCTTCGTCACCACCAAGACCCACGGGGCGGGCCTGGGCCTGGCCCTGGTCGCCAAGCTGGTGGCCGGCCATGGCGGCCTGATCGATTTCGAGTCCGAGCCAGGTCGCACGACCTTCCGCGTGCTGTTGCCCATCGCTTCTCAAGAGGACATCACCGCATGA